One Chanodichthys erythropterus isolate Z2021 chromosome 10, ASM2448905v1, whole genome shotgun sequence DNA segment encodes these proteins:
- the si:ch1073-15f19.2 gene encoding nectin-4 isoform X2, with the protein MEFLMTEATYKLLIVLCMIRGTYGVLIHHNVSVTAVEGQNISLPCYVGEEHEITVIQLEWTKQPKGNEKMEDQKIVVFHPSMETFYFRSGPLLKKMTSSKTGKLHGSILTLYKVTMKDSGNYICEITSYPNGSIKRTTKLQVTEAPASVKMSHPYRFIKEGDEVKITCSATPPPLRYKLRRSKDKLLSTESLNGEFILPNVTRDNSDLYICLPEWESVVQNQQNLNTTMELTVNFIDDIECNTSSSLNISFGEDVAISCIAKASQQLQYKWTRGDTTLSLSDTLSLTSMTSNQSGTYKLTAVFQNNQLQRDREFSIHVLLKQSEGMTTSSPERTTKNLRNFTSMGMSSWNTGAMEATTESGHFLTSTSKPNATMTNLQPRNTSHHTPLTGSSSAPPVGNVSTLHATTVKSTGTSCTENPSTSPDPVTERKIVTSVITKKNITTTVTSSKEPDVAAAEPPFHFS; encoded by the exons ATGGAGTTTTTGATGACAGAGGCAACTTACAAACTTCTTATAGTTTTATGCATGATACGAG GAACGTATGGAGTGCTTATACATCATAACGTGTCCGTAACTGCTGTGGAGGGACAGAACATCAGCCTGCCGTGCTATGTGGGAGAGGAGCATGAAATCACAGTTATCCAGCTGGAATGGACTAAACAGCCAAAAGGAAATGAGAAGATGGAAGATCAGAAGATTGTGGTGTTCCATCCTTCAATGGAAACATTTTACTTTCGATCTGGTCCTCTTCTGAAGAAGATGACCAGTTCAAAAACTGGAAAGCTACATGGCTCTATCCTGACCCTGTATAAAGTTACCATGAAAGACAGTGGAAACTATATTTGTGAGATTACTTCTTATCCTAATGGCTCGATTAAAAGAACTACAAAGCTGCAGGTCACAG AGGCTCCAGCATCAGTGAAGATGTCACATCCATACAGATTCATAAAAGAGGGAGATGAAGTGAAAATAACTTGTTCAGCAACTCCTCCACCACTCCGTTATAAACTTAGACGGTCAAAG GACAAGCTATTATCGACGGAAAGCCTGAACGGAGAGTTCATTTTACCAAACGTCACCAGAGACAACAGCGATCTGTACATCTGTTTACCTGAATGGGAATCAGTTGTCCAAAATCAGCAAAATCTCAATACCACAATGGAACTGACtgtgaatt TTATTGATGACATTGAGTGTAACACAAGCAGCTCTTTAAACATCAGTTTTGGTGAGGATGTGGCGATTTCTTGTATCGCAAAGGCATCTCAGCAATTGCAATATAAGTGGACGAGG GGTGACACAACACTGTCTCTCTCAGACACTTTGTCTCTGACTTCCATGACATCTAACCAGTCAGGAACATACAAACTGACAGCTGTCTTTCAGAACAACCAGCTCCAGAGAGACAGAGAGTTTTCTATCCATGTTCTCTTAAAGCAAAGCGAAG GAATGACAACATCTTCCCCAGAAAGAACCACCAAAAATCTGAGGAACTTTACCTCCATGGGGATGAGCTCATGGAACACTGGTGCTATGGAGGCAACAACAGAATCTGGTCACTTCCTAACCAGCACATCAAAACCAAATGCTACTATGACAAACCTACAACCCAGAAACACCAGCCATCACACTCCTCTCACTGGCAGCTCTTCTGCTCCACCTGTTGGCAATGTATCTACATTACATGCAACCACTGTAAAATCTACAGGCACCTCTTGTACAGAAAATCCAAGCACAAGTCCAGATCCAGTTACTGAAAGAAAAATAGTTACCTCTGTTATAACAAAGAAAAACATCACCACCACTGTGACATCATCGAAag agcctgacgtggcagccgccgagccccccttccacttctcctag
- the si:ch1073-15f19.2 gene encoding basal cell adhesion molecule isoform X1, whose amino-acid sequence MEFLMTEATYKLLIVLCMIRGTYGVLIHHNVSVTAVEGQNISLPCYVGEEHEITVIQLEWTKQPKGNEKMEDQKIVVFHPSMETFYFRSGPLLKKMTSSKTGKLHGSILTLYKVTMKDSGNYICEITSYPNGSIKRTTKLQVTEAPASVKMSHPYRFIKEGDEVKITCSATPPPLRYKLRRSKDKLLSTESLNGEFILPNVTRDNSDLYICLPEWESVVQNQQNLNTTMELTVNFIDDIECNTSSSLNISFGEDVAISCIAKASQQLQYKWTRGDTTLSLSDTLSLTSMTSNQSGTYKLTAVFQNNQLQRDREFSIHVLLKQSEGMTTSSPERTTKNLRNFTSMGMSSWNTGAMEATTESGHFLTSTSKPNATMTNLQPRNTSHHTPLTGSSSAPPVGNVSTLHATTVKSTGTSCTENPSTSPDPVTERKIVTSVITKKNITTTVTSSKESKSTAYIAVPIVLLLLALAALLYKRHQNQKKMDMPPPFKPPPPPVKYTSVRNHDVLMTDILV is encoded by the exons ATGGAGTTTTTGATGACAGAGGCAACTTACAAACTTCTTATAGTTTTATGCATGATACGAG GAACGTATGGAGTGCTTATACATCATAACGTGTCCGTAACTGCTGTGGAGGGACAGAACATCAGCCTGCCGTGCTATGTGGGAGAGGAGCATGAAATCACAGTTATCCAGCTGGAATGGACTAAACAGCCAAAAGGAAATGAGAAGATGGAAGATCAGAAGATTGTGGTGTTCCATCCTTCAATGGAAACATTTTACTTTCGATCTGGTCCTCTTCTGAAGAAGATGACCAGTTCAAAAACTGGAAAGCTACATGGCTCTATCCTGACCCTGTATAAAGTTACCATGAAAGACAGTGGAAACTATATTTGTGAGATTACTTCTTATCCTAATGGCTCGATTAAAAGAACTACAAAGCTGCAGGTCACAG AGGCTCCAGCATCAGTGAAGATGTCACATCCATACAGATTCATAAAAGAGGGAGATGAAGTGAAAATAACTTGTTCAGCAACTCCTCCACCACTCCGTTATAAACTTAGACGGTCAAAG GACAAGCTATTATCGACGGAAAGCCTGAACGGAGAGTTCATTTTACCAAACGTCACCAGAGACAACAGCGATCTGTACATCTGTTTACCTGAATGGGAATCAGTTGTCCAAAATCAGCAAAATCTCAATACCACAATGGAACTGACtgtgaatt TTATTGATGACATTGAGTGTAACACAAGCAGCTCTTTAAACATCAGTTTTGGTGAGGATGTGGCGATTTCTTGTATCGCAAAGGCATCTCAGCAATTGCAATATAAGTGGACGAGG GGTGACACAACACTGTCTCTCTCAGACACTTTGTCTCTGACTTCCATGACATCTAACCAGTCAGGAACATACAAACTGACAGCTGTCTTTCAGAACAACCAGCTCCAGAGAGACAGAGAGTTTTCTATCCATGTTCTCTTAAAGCAAAGCGAAG GAATGACAACATCTTCCCCAGAAAGAACCACCAAAAATCTGAGGAACTTTACCTCCATGGGGATGAGCTCATGGAACACTGGTGCTATGGAGGCAACAACAGAATCTGGTCACTTCCTAACCAGCACATCAAAACCAAATGCTACTATGACAAACCTACAACCCAGAAACACCAGCCATCACACTCCTCTCACTGGCAGCTCTTCTGCTCCACCTGTTGGCAATGTATCTACATTACATGCAACCACTGTAAAATCTACAGGCACCTCTTGTACAGAAAATCCAAGCACAAGTCCAGATCCAGTTACTGAAAGAAAAATAGTTACCTCTGTTATAACAAAGAAAAACATCACCACCACTGTGACATCATCGAAag AGTCAAAAAGCACAGCATATATCGCCGTTCCGATTGTGTTGCTGTTGCTCGCGTTGGCTGCGCTTCTATACAAAAGACACCAGAACCAAAAAAA AATGGATATGCCACCCCCTTTCAAACCTCCTCCACCACCAGTCAAATACACATCAGTGAGGAACCATGATGTCCTCATGACTGATATTCTTGTATGA
- the si:ch1073-15f19.2 gene encoding basal cell adhesion molecule isoform X3, with protein sequence MEDQKIVVFHPSMETFYFRSGPLLKKMTSSKTGKLHGSILTLYKVTMKDSGNYICEITSYPNGSIKRTTKLQVTEAPASVKMSHPYRFIKEGDEVKITCSATPPPLRYKLRRSKDKLLSTESLNGEFILPNVTRDNSDLYICLPEWESVVQNQQNLNTTMELTVNFIDDIECNTSSSLNISFGEDVAISCIAKASQQLQYKWTRGDTTLSLSDTLSLTSMTSNQSGTYKLTAVFQNNQLQRDREFSIHVLLKQSEGMTTSSPERTTKNLRNFTSMGMSSWNTGAMEATTESGHFLTSTSKPNATMTNLQPRNTSHHTPLTGSSSAPPVGNVSTLHATTVKSTGTSCTENPSTSPDPVTERKIVTSVITKKNITTTVTSSKESKSTAYIAVPIVLLLLALAALLYKRHQNQKKMDMPPPFKPPPPPVKYTSVRNHDVLMTDILV encoded by the exons ATGGAAGATCAGAAGATTGTGGTGTTCCATCCTTCAATGGAAACATTTTACTTTCGATCTGGTCCTCTTCTGAAGAAGATGACCAGTTCAAAAACTGGAAAGCTACATGGCTCTATCCTGACCCTGTATAAAGTTACCATGAAAGACAGTGGAAACTATATTTGTGAGATTACTTCTTATCCTAATGGCTCGATTAAAAGAACTACAAAGCTGCAGGTCACAG AGGCTCCAGCATCAGTGAAGATGTCACATCCATACAGATTCATAAAAGAGGGAGATGAAGTGAAAATAACTTGTTCAGCAACTCCTCCACCACTCCGTTATAAACTTAGACGGTCAAAG GACAAGCTATTATCGACGGAAAGCCTGAACGGAGAGTTCATTTTACCAAACGTCACCAGAGACAACAGCGATCTGTACATCTGTTTACCTGAATGGGAATCAGTTGTCCAAAATCAGCAAAATCTCAATACCACAATGGAACTGACtgtgaatt TTATTGATGACATTGAGTGTAACACAAGCAGCTCTTTAAACATCAGTTTTGGTGAGGATGTGGCGATTTCTTGTATCGCAAAGGCATCTCAGCAATTGCAATATAAGTGGACGAGG GGTGACACAACACTGTCTCTCTCAGACACTTTGTCTCTGACTTCCATGACATCTAACCAGTCAGGAACATACAAACTGACAGCTGTCTTTCAGAACAACCAGCTCCAGAGAGACAGAGAGTTTTCTATCCATGTTCTCTTAAAGCAAAGCGAAG GAATGACAACATCTTCCCCAGAAAGAACCACCAAAAATCTGAGGAACTTTACCTCCATGGGGATGAGCTCATGGAACACTGGTGCTATGGAGGCAACAACAGAATCTGGTCACTTCCTAACCAGCACATCAAAACCAAATGCTACTATGACAAACCTACAACCCAGAAACACCAGCCATCACACTCCTCTCACTGGCAGCTCTTCTGCTCCACCTGTTGGCAATGTATCTACATTACATGCAACCACTGTAAAATCTACAGGCACCTCTTGTACAGAAAATCCAAGCACAAGTCCAGATCCAGTTACTGAAAGAAAAATAGTTACCTCTGTTATAACAAAGAAAAACATCACCACCACTGTGACATCATCGAAag AGTCAAAAAGCACAGCATATATCGCCGTTCCGATTGTGTTGCTGTTGCTCGCGTTGGCTGCGCTTCTATACAAAAGACACCAGAACCAAAAAAA AATGGATATGCCACCCCCTTTCAAACCTCCTCCACCACCAGTCAAATACACATCAGTGAGGAACCATGATGTCCTCATGACTGATATTCTTGTATGA